The Bos indicus x Bos taurus breed Angus x Brahman F1 hybrid chromosome 15, Bos_hybrid_MaternalHap_v2.0, whole genome shotgun sequence genome includes a window with the following:
- the NUCB2 gene encoding nucleobindin-2, with protein MKWRTILPQCCLLLVTCALPALESVPIDIDKTKVKTTQPVDSAKIEPPDTGLYYDEYLKQVIDVLETDSHFREKLQKADIEEIKSGRLSKELDLVSHHVRTKLDELKRQEVARLRMLIKAKLDSFQDTGMDHHALLKQFDHLNHLNPDKFESTDLDMLIKAATSDLEHYDKARHEEFKKYEMMKEHERREYLKTLSEEKRKEEESKFAEMKKKHENHPKVNHPGSKDQLKEVWEEADGLDPNDFDPKTFFKLHDVNSDGFLDEQELEALFTKELEKVYDPKNEEDDMVEMEEERLRMREHVMNEVDTNKDRLVTLDEFLKATEKKEFLEPDSWETLDHQQFFTEEELKEYENLISVQESKLKKKADELQKQKEDLQRQHDQLEAQKLEYHQVVQQMEQKKLQQISPSAPGGESKI; from the exons ATGAAGTGGAGGACCATCCTTCCACAGTGCTGTTTGCTCCTGGTTACGTGTGCGCTTCCTGCTCTTGAATCTGTGCCTATAGACATAGAcaagacaaaagtgaaaactaCTCAGCCTGTGGACAGTGCAAAGATAGAACCACCA GATACTGGACTTTATTATGATGAATACCTCAAGCAAGTGATTGATGTGCTGGAAACAGATAGTCATTTCAGAGAAAAGCTCCAGAAAGCAGACATAGAGGAAATAAAG AGTGGGAGGCTAAGCAAAGAACTGGATTTAGTAAGTCATCATGTGAGGACAAAACTTGATGAACTGAAAAGGCAAGAAGTGGCAAGGTTAAGAATGCTGATTAAAGCTAAATTAGATTCTTTTCAAG ATACAGGTATGGACCACCATGCTCTTCTAAAACAATTTGATCATCTAAACCACCTGAATCCTGACAAGTTTGAATCTACAGATTTAGATATGCTAATCAAAGCG GCTACAAGTGATCTGGAACACTACGATAAAGCTCGGcatgaagaatttaaaaaatatgaaatgatgaAGGAACATGAAAGgagagaatatttaaaaacactgagtgaagaaaagagaaaagaagaagaatctaaatttgcagaaatgaagaaaaaacatgaaaatcatCCTAAAGTTAATCATCCA GGAAGCAAAGATCAACTTAAAGAAGTGTGGGAAGAGGCTGATGGATTGGATCCTAATGACTTCGACCCCAAGACATTTTTCAAATTACATG ATGTCAATAGTGATGGCTTCCTAGATGAACAAGAATTAGAAGCCCTATTTACTAAAGAG ttggaGAAAGTATATGACCCCAAAAATGAAGAGGATGATATGGTAGAAATGGAGGAAGAAAGGCTTAGAATGAGGGAACATGTAATGAATGAG GTTGATACTAACAAAGACCGATTGGTGACGCTAGATGAATTTTTAAAGGctacagaaaaaaaggaatttttagaGCCGGATAGCTGGGAG acATTGGACCATCAACAGTTCTTCACAGAGGAAGAACTGAAGGAATATGAAAATCTTATCTCTGTACAAGAAAGTAAACTTAAGAAAAAGGCAGATGAGcttcagaaacaaaaagaagaccTACAACGTCAGCATGACCAACTTGAGGCTCAGAAGCTGGAATACCATCAG GTTGTACAGCAGATGgaacaaaaaaaattacaacagaTTTCCCCATCAGCACCTGGTGGAGAATCAAAGATCTAG